A DNA window from Melanotaenia boesemani isolate fMelBoe1 chromosome 6, fMelBoe1.pri, whole genome shotgun sequence contains the following coding sequences:
- the bcan gene encoding brevican core protein, translating to MKLDVPPPVLLFAICVLALPSSSTTHHELDDSKLLQVTITNQPVNAVLGGSLTLPCLVSLTHPPPSPSTNGRHAVLSVPRVKWSVLTHGHETEILVARGDRVRVSESYKDRASLLNYAYSPADLTLHLENLRQNDTGFYRCEVQQGLEDADDVAQVKVKGVVFHYRDASSRYAFTFEQGREACEDIGAHIATPEQLLAAYYSGYEQCDAGWLSDHSVRYPIQMPREGCFGDMDGLPGVRNYGLLEPDELYDVYCYVENIQGEVFHGSAPQRFTFWEAKAYCVSHGAELATTAQLYAAWNDGLNHCSPGWLADESVRYPIVTPRERCGGGEPGVKTIYRYSNQTGFPEIHSRHDVYCFRSDHGPYTESPHDFLATEPEDIGQDIIFLTTEENVGLSEVSPDRVEEIQHAWTKNPVKQDPANTQSPTQDYEKELTFTQDSPQSVTPSSDHEESLPTKDTWELVKKVSYPESYQPAPVENPDHEESHELPTTLKLDATVTIQDSTVPTADVTSIESTEPTEDHLPETDSWDLQVVNTTSKADADEVTEEEVDLPVSHEDIVQGVHMEQTSVTSVTESDVSEQPEKATTGAVESTSSDISPNTEETNIHTTTVLLSFDNSTHENDSAEEESEEEAVNLLPDEDTQSLITIETSEVVPTSDLSYNPTQEHSGVTVGSSNPVDRGDGESSTTSEDTATDDPTEQSGHIDPEEIPTSEIVQVTEDTYSSEDAPVLKSNPFTLLASPVSVTLSPPSVEVEVNSQEILTLLPKHNVSFELEHIEDIQVKVDQEGLGENPVVSTSTAQNITGNDPDEGFDESSGENPHVKPELFLTNPTLSVDKTTGGIIDESGTDAPPTSEIKITLLPHLTLTLGWEPELSSSTPQESRSDREYSGEPPVTEEIDDISKEQEFTTGNINEHGSEGGEREHSTDEPSVHICTWHPEEEETSSPVLTTDSSDWTIAAPTPQPEYFRKEEGEQTGMGPSLPAAKVPAAKGGIADSCLENPCLNGGTCVDDDPLRCLCLPSYGGDFCQTDAEECEPGWEKFQGFCYHHFSKRQSWEAAEQHCRMCGGHLLSVLTPEEQDYINDKYKEYQWIGLNDRTIEGDFRWSDGNPLLYENWYKGQPDSYFLSGEDCAVMVWHDGGRWSDVPCNYHLSYTCKKGVSSCGEPPRVPFAKVFGKKRLRYETNSKVRYYCEEGFMQKLNPVIKCLPGGQWEEPLITCMSTHAAEEESVTLEPHQHEEVMGAATEKAAPLFWDIKWSF from the exons ATGATTCAAAGCTCCTCCAGGTAACCATCACCAACCAGCCGGTGAATGCTGTCCTGGGGGGTTCTCTGACCTTACCCTGCCTGGTGTCGTTGACTCACCCACCACCATCCCCCTCCACTAATGGCCGACACGCAGTGCTGTCAGTGCCCCGTGTGAAATGGAGCGTTTTGACTCATGGTCACGAGACGGAAATCCTGGTGGCCCGTGGCGACAGGGTGAGAGTTAGCGAGAGCTACAAAGATCGAGCCTCGCTGCTCAATTACGCCTACTCTCCTGCAGATCTCACCTTGCATCTGGAGAACCTGAGGCAGAACGACACCGGCTTCTACCGTTGCGAGGTGCAGCAGGGTCTGGAGGATGCCGACGATGTGGCACAGGTcaaggtcaaag GTGTGGTGTTCCATTACCGTGATGCATCCAGTCGATATGCTTTTACCTTTGAGCAAGGCAGAGAGGCTTGCGAGGATATTGGAGCTCACATCGCCACCCCAGAGCAGCTCCTTGCAGCCTACTATAGCGGATACGAGCAGTGTGATGCTGGCTGGCTCTCAGACCACTCAGTGAG ATATCCTATTCAGATGCCAAGAGAGGGCTGTTTTGGAGACATGGATGGCCTACCAGGAGTGAGGAACTACGGGCTGTTAGAGCCTGATGAGCTCTACGACGTCTACTGTTACGTGGAGAATATTCAAG GTGAAGTGTTTCATGGCTCCGCCCCCCAGCGCTTCACCTTTTGGGAGGCCAAGGCTTACTGTGTGAGTCATGGTGCAGAGCTGGCCACCACAGCTCAGCTATATGCAGCCTGGAACGATGGCCTGAACCACTGCAGCCCGGGTTGGTTGGCCGATGAGAGTGTGCGGTACCCCATCGTCACCCCTAGGGAGCGCTGTGGAGGTGGTGAACCTGGTGTTAAAACCATCTACCGTTACAGTAACCAGACAGGCTTTCCTGAGATTCACTCTCGACATGATGTCTACTGCTTCAGAA GTGATCACGGCCCCTACACAGAATCTCCCCATGATTTTCTTGCCACTGAGCCAGAAGACATTGGTCAAGATATAATTTTCTTAACCACAGAGGAGAATGTTGGTCTAAGTGAGGTATCACCAGACAGGGTTGAAGAGATTCAACATGCCTGGACAAAAAATCCAGTAAAGCAGGACCCTGCAAACACCCAGTCACCAACTCAGGATTATGAAAAGGAGCTAACATTCACACAAGACTCTCCTCAGTCTGTAACTCCCTCGTCTGATCATGAAGAGAGCTTGCCTACCAAAGATACCTGGGAGTTGGTGAAGAAGGTCAGCTACCCAGAGTCCTATCAGCCAGCTCCTGTAGAAAACCCAGATCATGAGGAGTCCCATGAACTTCCAACAACTCTGAAACTTGATGCCACGGTAACCATTCAAGACTCAACCGTTCCTACAGCTGATGTTACATCAATTGAAAGCACAGAGCCAACAGAGGATCATCTTCCTGAGACTGACAGCTGGGATCTGCAAGTTGTAAACACTACATCTAAGGCAGATGCAGATGAGGTGACTGAGGAGGAGGTTGATCTTCCCGTTTCACATGAGGACATCGTTCAAGGTGTCCACATGGAGCAAACCTCTGTAACTTCTGTAACTGAATCTGATGTTTCAGAACAACCAGAAAAAGCCACCACTGGTGCTGTTGAGAGTACTTCATCTGACATTTCACCAAACACTGAGGAGACAAATATCCATACCACTACCGTGCTGCTATCGTTTGATAACAGCACACATGAGAATGATTCAGCAGAAGAGGAATCTGAAGAGGAGGCTGTAAATCTTCTTCCAGATGAGGACACACAAAGTTTGATCACCATAGAGACCTCTGAAGTGGTCCCTACTTCTGATTTAA GTTATAATCCCACTCAAGAGCACTCAGGTGTAACAGTAGGGTCCTCTAACCCAGTGGACCGTGGTGATGGGGAATCCAGTACCACTTCAGAGGATACTGCAACAGATGATCCAACAGAGCAGAGTGGACACATTGATCCAGAAGAAATCCCAACATCAGAAATTGTCCAAGTCACAGAAGACACATATTCCAGCGAAGATGCTCCTGTCCTAAAGAGTAATCCATTCACATTGTTGGCATCCCCAGTCTCTGTAACCTTGTCTCCACCTTCTGTGGAGGTTGAAGTCAACTCTCAAGAGATTCTAACACTTCTACCAAAACATAATGTTTCATTTGAGTTGGAACATATAGAAGACATTCAGGTTAAAGTTGACCAGGAGGGATTAGGAGAAAACCCAGTGGTCTCCACCAGCACAGCCCAGAATATCACAGGCAATGATCCAGATGAGGGATTCGATGAATCATCAGGAGAAAACCCACACGTGAAACCAGAACTCTTTTTGACAAACCCAACTCTCTCAGTGGATAAAACCACTGgtggaattattgatgagtctGGCACTGATGCACCTCCAACATCAGAGATAAAAATCACACTGCTGCCTCATCTGACCCTCACACTGGGCTGGGAACCAGAGCTTTCATCCTCCACACCACAAGAGTCCCGCTCTGATAGGGAATACAGCGGCGAGCCTCCTGTCACCGAGGAGATTGATGACATCTCTAAGGAGCAAGAGTTTACCACGGGTAACATCAACG AACATGGATCTGAGGGAGGTGAGAGGGAGCACAGCACTGATGAGCCCTCAGTTCACATTTGCACATGGCATCCCGAAGAGGAGGAGACCTCCAGTCCAGTTTTAACCACTGACAGCAGTGACTGGACCATTGCTGCTCCAACCCCGCAacctgagtatttcagaaaagaAGAGGGTGAACAAACAGGCATGGGTCCCTCTCTGCCTGCTGCCAAAGTTCCTGCTGCAAAGGGCGGCATTGCAG ACTCTTGCCTGGAGAATCCTTGTTTGAATGGTGGTACTTGTGTTGACGATGATCCACTAAGATGCCTTTGTTTGCCCAGTTATGGAGGAGACTTTTGTCAGACAG ATGCTGAGGAGTGTGAGCCAGGCTGGGAGAAGTTTCAGGGCTTTTGTTATCATCACTTCAGCAAACGGCAGAGCTGGGAGGCAGCTGAGCAGCACTGCCGGATGTGTGGCGGACATCTACTCTCTGTTTTGACCCCCGAAGAGCAGGACTACATCAATG ACAAGTACAAAGAATATCAGTGGATCGGACTAAACGACAGAACCATAGAGGGTGACTTCCGCTGGTCAGATGGGAACCCTCTA CTGTATGAGAACTGGTACAAAGGTCAGCCTGacagctacttcctgtctggtGAGGACTGTGCAGTGATGGTGTGGCACGATGGTGGCCGTTGGAGTGATGTACCGTGCAACTACCACCTATCATACACATGCAAGAAGGGCGTCT cCTCCTGTGGAGAGCCCCCTCGGGTTCCCTTTGCTAAGGTCTTTGGGAAGAAACGGCTGCGTTATGAGACCAACAGCAAGGTGCGATACTACTGTGAGGAGGGTTTTATGCAGAAACTCAATCCTGTTATCAAATGTCTTCCTGGTGGCCAGTGGGAGGAGCCTCTGATTACCTGCATGTCAA CTCACGCAGCAGAAGAGGAGTCAGTTACTTTGGAGCCTCACCAGCATGAGGAAGTCATGGGTGCAGCCACAGAGAAAGCAGCTCCACTCTTCTGGGACATTAAGTGGAGTTTTTAA